The Edaphobacter bradus genome contains a region encoding:
- a CDS encoding glycoside hydrolase family 30 protein, protein MSALLLSLSLSGVVANGQQTNVVLDGTSTGRVFDGIGAVSAGASSRLLIDYPEPQRSQILDYLFKPGYGAALQRLKVEIGADVNSTDGSEPSHMRTATDHDSTRGYEWWLMTEAHKRNPQIILEVLPWGAPKWVGSNSGGKETLYSTKMVDYVTDFIHTAKRDYSLDIAYAGIWNETAYDLNYIKELHSRFKADHLPTRIVCCDGNPGDQWSIANDILKDANLAASIDIIGLHYPFWDGGVPTPDAARKTDKPLWSSEDQPNGGGGPFVSRNWPNGGRILAHVYNNNYLHGSLTATEIWSPVTSYYDNLAAPNSGLMYANTPWSGHYDVQGTIWATAHTTQFAQPGWQYLDSASGNLPEKGSYVSLRSPNRKDWSVVLETIDAKSPRTVSFRLAGGLDAEVVHIWETNGSRTFEHVADVKPVNGTLSYTFDPDSLYSLTTTIGQGKGSAKPPAAKQFPLPYADNFEKTKLGHTPKYLADQDGAFEVRDCNGRSGHCLEQVISDKPIPWGPFPDPFTLTGDVGWTDYSVAADVRFLSEAPAAIMGRIDAADVFWEDKARLPSAYVLQVKPDGTWEMVSTQYKKPTETLASGHTTIDHNQWHRLELSFHGKQITASLDGKPLAMVESSAHSHGMFALATGWDHIQFDNLLVKP, encoded by the coding sequence ATGTCTGCGCTCCTATTGTCACTGTCCCTCAGCGGTGTGGTCGCAAACGGCCAGCAGACAAACGTGGTTTTGGATGGTACCAGCACGGGAAGAGTATTTGACGGCATCGGCGCTGTGAGCGCGGGCGCTTCTTCTCGCCTCCTAATCGACTATCCAGAGCCACAGCGCAGCCAGATTCTTGATTACCTATTCAAGCCGGGTTATGGTGCAGCCCTGCAGCGTCTGAAGGTTGAAATCGGCGCAGATGTGAATTCGACAGATGGTTCCGAGCCAAGTCACATGCGCACAGCTACGGACCATGACTCAACACGAGGCTACGAATGGTGGCTCATGACTGAGGCGCACAAGCGGAATCCGCAAATCATCCTTGAAGTCCTTCCGTGGGGCGCGCCCAAGTGGGTTGGCTCCAATTCGGGCGGCAAAGAAACTCTCTATTCCACCAAAATGGTGGATTATGTTACGGACTTCATCCACACTGCAAAGCGCGATTACTCTCTGGATATCGCCTATGCTGGTATATGGAATGAGACCGCGTATGACTTGAATTACATCAAGGAACTACACAGTCGCTTCAAAGCTGACCATCTGCCCACCCGGATCGTCTGCTGCGACGGGAACCCAGGGGACCAATGGTCGATCGCGAACGATATCCTGAAAGACGCAAACCTGGCTGCCTCGATTGACATTATCGGTCTGCACTATCCGTTTTGGGACGGCGGAGTTCCCACCCCAGATGCGGCCCGCAAAACAGACAAGCCGCTTTGGTCAAGCGAAGATCAGCCGAACGGTGGAGGTGGACCGTTCGTCAGTCGCAACTGGCCAAATGGCGGACGCATTCTCGCTCACGTCTACAACAACAACTACCTACATGGCTCACTGACAGCCACGGAGATATGGAGCCCGGTCACGTCTTATTACGACAATCTTGCCGCGCCTAACTCCGGGTTGATGTATGCCAATACTCCGTGGTCTGGACACTACGACGTTCAGGGCACAATCTGGGCTACGGCTCACACGACACAGTTTGCGCAGCCCGGATGGCAGTATCTCGACTCCGCATCAGGCAATCTTCCGGAGAAGGGAAGCTATGTCTCGCTCCGTTCCCCCAACAGGAAGGATTGGAGCGTAGTTCTGGAAACGATCGATGCCAAATCCCCGCGAACAGTTTCTTTCCGCCTCGCTGGCGGCCTTGACGCTGAAGTAGTCCATATCTGGGAGACGAACGGCTCTCGAACCTTTGAACATGTCGCCGATGTGAAACCGGTGAACGGTACGCTCAGTTACACCTTTGATCCAGATTCGCTTTATTCCTTGACTACAACCATTGGACAAGGAAAAGGTTCCGCGAAGCCACCCGCTGCAAAGCAGTTCCCCCTTCCGTATGCAGATAACTTTGAAAAGACTAAGCTGGGGCACACACCGAAGTATCTTGCCGATCAGGATGGTGCGTTTGAGGTTCGTGATTGCAACGGACGGTCCGGTCATTGCCTGGAACAAGTGATCTCGGATAAACCGATTCCCTGGGGTCCCTTCCCTGACCCATTCACCCTGACTGGAGACGTGGGTTGGACAGACTATAGTGTTGCTGCCGATGTGCGATTCCTTTCGGAGGCGCCGGCAGCTATTATGGGCCGGATTGATGCGGCGGATGTGTTTTGGGAGGACAAGGCGCGATTGCCAAGCGCCTATGTGTTGCAAGTGAAGCCTGATGGTACCTGGGAAATGGTTTCCACTCAGTATAAGAAGCCTACGGAAACGCTGGCGTCCGGACATACTACGATCGACCACAACCAATGGCATCGGCTCGAGTTGAGCTTCCATGGAAAGCAGATAACCGCCTCGCTCGACGGCAAGCCGCTCGCTATGGTCGAGAGCTCAGCCCATTCGCATGGAATGTTCGCATTGGCGACTGGATGGGATCACATTCAATTCGATAACCTGCTTGTCAAACCTTAG
- a CDS encoding beta-glucosidase has protein sequence MTKNWPAIQRAMLGIAGLALSATIAHAQTVPVVTGDAQVDNLLNEMTLQEKLTLIHGTHEDPAVYQGEAGYLGGVPRLGIPGLRFADGPPGVLTRHPSQAEAATMGVAATFSVKDARENGIVIGREDRALGIDVSLQPFVNIDRDLEYGRGYNTFGEDPFLTGQIGAAEIEGIQSQHVMAQVKHFVGYDSDSASTRIDDQTLHEVYVAPFDAAVKAGASSIMCSYNLINGTYACGNQSTLTKILRDEIGFKGFVTSDWGATHAVTFINSGLDMEMPGEPAPNGSGVSFFDTQPAPPPQRIDPAGSETTNDDMTDMYGGHVPEEPALQHEDGGDVGVKLNPEKMPEALKDGKVSEAAITRAAGRVLYEIVRFGYMNGLSKHEVTEQAIEANARIIEKTGEDAAVLLKNDGDVLPLKSTDLNSLVLIGPTAGQIDSIGINGERSVGLPSRQVGPLAAMKKISGNSHIDFAVDDDMTGTTIPASALSHDGKPGLERINAGKSQTDPTLNFTVRNGNALPPNSAMTWKGVLTVPHAGNYWLYLQALGTNAIISLDGRRLAGTGASQGGVHGDILQANQDNVLPTTDGLDNVRRAVDLTAGPHAIEISIGPDSSNAPVQVRLNWYTPEQRKADHEAAIAAAKNAKIAVVFLWTRLEPVFGLPGEQNQLVEEVAAVNPNTVVVLNTSQPVALPWVDKVKAVLEMWWPGDEGGWSTANLLLGKTSPAGRLPITWGKNLTDYAATDPKHPERSHKGVDGKTTYSEGVNVGYRWFDKEKIDPLFAFGHGLSYTTFEYSGLKVEKAHNGGLNVSVNIKNTGKMDSDEVPQVYLGTPSEIPAGVQFPVRALVAFDRVHIASGQSKAVALHVAPRQLQYWSTVGSEWVTASGKRTVSVGTSSRDLRLERTIDY, from the coding sequence ATGACTAAGAATTGGCCGGCGATTCAGCGGGCCATGTTGGGAATTGCGGGGCTCGCATTGAGCGCAACCATTGCACACGCCCAGACTGTTCCGGTGGTGACGGGCGACGCCCAAGTCGACAATTTGCTAAATGAAATGACGCTCCAGGAAAAGCTGACGCTCATTCACGGCACGCACGAGGATCCTGCCGTGTACCAAGGCGAGGCGGGCTACCTTGGCGGCGTTCCACGTCTCGGCATTCCAGGCCTGCGCTTCGCCGATGGACCCCCGGGGGTACTAACGCGCCACCCCTCCCAGGCCGAGGCAGCCACAATGGGTGTTGCCGCTACCTTCAGCGTGAAGGACGCAAGGGAAAATGGCATCGTCATCGGCCGCGAAGACCGCGCGCTGGGCATCGACGTCTCGCTTCAGCCTTTCGTCAATATCGACCGCGACCTCGAGTATGGGCGCGGCTACAACACGTTTGGTGAGGACCCATTCCTCACCGGCCAGATCGGCGCCGCGGAAATCGAGGGCATCCAATCGCAGCACGTCATGGCGCAAGTGAAACACTTTGTGGGTTACGACTCTGACAGCGCGAGCACCCGCATTGACGACCAGACACTGCATGAGGTCTACGTGGCGCCGTTCGACGCCGCCGTTAAGGCCGGTGCCTCGTCCATCATGTGTTCCTATAACCTGATCAACGGCACTTATGCCTGCGGCAATCAGTCCACACTCACTAAAATCCTGCGCGACGAAATCGGCTTCAAAGGCTTCGTTACCTCCGACTGGGGTGCAACCCACGCGGTCACGTTCATCAATTCCGGTCTCGATATGGAGATGCCCGGCGAGCCCGCGCCGAATGGCAGCGGCGTCTCGTTCTTCGACACTCAGCCTGCGCCACCTCCCCAACGAATAGACCCTGCCGGCAGCGAAACAACGAACGACGACATGACAGACATGTACGGCGGACATGTTCCTGAAGAGCCGGCACTGCAGCACGAAGACGGAGGCGACGTTGGTGTAAAGCTGAATCCCGAAAAGATGCCCGAAGCCCTCAAGGACGGCAAGGTCAGCGAGGCGGCCATCACCCGAGCCGCGGGACGCGTGCTGTACGAGATTGTCCGCTTCGGCTATATGAACGGCCTGTCCAAGCACGAAGTAACGGAGCAGGCCATCGAGGCAAACGCCAGGATCATCGAAAAAACCGGTGAGGATGCCGCCGTGCTGTTGAAAAATGACGGTGACGTGCTGCCTCTGAAATCCACCGATCTCAACTCCTTAGTGCTGATCGGCCCTACCGCCGGCCAGATCGACTCAATCGGTATCAACGGTGAACGCTCCGTCGGATTGCCATCGCGCCAGGTCGGCCCCCTCGCAGCCATGAAGAAGATCTCGGGCAACTCCCACATCGACTTCGCCGTAGACGACGACATGACCGGAACGACAATTCCGGCCAGCGCGCTCAGTCACGATGGCAAGCCGGGGCTCGAGCGCATTAATGCTGGCAAATCGCAGACAGATCCAACACTCAACTTCACCGTGAGGAACGGCAATGCCCTGCCCCCCAACTCCGCAATGACATGGAAGGGCGTTCTCACAGTTCCTCATGCCGGCAACTATTGGCTATATCTTCAAGCACTTGGCACCAACGCTATCATCTCGCTCGATGGCAGGCGTCTCGCTGGCACCGGCGCCTCTCAGGGCGGCGTGCACGGAGATATCCTGCAGGCCAACCAGGACAATGTCCTTCCCACTACGGACGGCCTCGATAACGTGCGTCGTGCCGTTGATCTCACCGCTGGTCCACATGCGATCGAGATCAGCATTGGTCCTGACAGTTCCAATGCACCCGTGCAGGTGCGCCTCAACTGGTACACACCGGAGCAGCGCAAGGCCGACCACGAGGCTGCCATTGCCGCGGCTAAGAACGCCAAGATCGCCGTGGTGTTTCTGTGGACGCGCCTTGAGCCCGTCTTCGGCCTGCCCGGTGAGCAGAACCAGCTGGTCGAGGAAGTAGCCGCAGTCAACCCCAACACCGTCGTCGTCCTCAACACGAGCCAGCCTGTTGCCCTGCCCTGGGTCGACAAGGTGAAAGCGGTCCTCGAAATGTGGTGGCCCGGCGACGAGGGCGGATGGTCCACTGCCAATCTTCTTCTGGGTAAGACCAGTCCTGCTGGCCGCCTGCCCATAACCTGGGGTAAGAACCTCACTGACTACGCTGCCACCGACCCGAAGCATCCGGAGCGCTCCCACAAGGGTGTCGACGGAAAGACAACCTACAGTGAAGGTGTGAACGTCGGCTACCGCTGGTTCGACAAGGAGAAGATCGATCCGCTCTTCGCGTTTGGCCACGGCCTTAGCTACACCACGTTTGAGTACTCAGGCCTAAAGGTTGAGAAGGCTCACAACGGAGGCCTCAACGTGAGCGTCAACATCAAGAACACCGGCAAGATGGACTCTGATGAAGTGCCGCAAGTCTATCTGGGCACACCCAGCGAAATCCCCGCCGGGGTGCAGTTCCCGGTGCGAGCTCTCGTCGCTTTTGACCGGGTCCACATCGCCTCGGGTCAATCGAAAGCCGTGGCTCTGCACGTTGCGCCAAGGCAGTTGCAATACTGGTCCACAGTCGGATCGGAGTGGGTCACCGCCAGCGGCAAACGAACCGTGAGCGTCGGCACTTCTTCGCGTGACTTGCGTCTGGAGCGAACCATTGACTATTAA
- a CDS encoding LacI family DNA-binding transcriptional regulator, with product MVYTMRDVAQRAGVSPTTVSRVLNNTHYISEETKARVLDVVQELNYFKNVHARRLATGKSDLFGLVISDIANPFFPEVIRGFQTAAWDRGFDTLLLNTEYSHERTQSIVRKLVESDVRGVAIMTSSIDNTATHELTSAGIGVVFSNLCSANKLVSNITVDYSRGISQAIEHVAQLGHRRAAVIAGPEGNRTATTIAQALVGGLTRRGMKPFPVMNSNYRVDAGASAVKEILHAPKTPTVIFCGSDLIAIGAMSALEEAGVKIPEDISIVGIDNISFATLARPPLTTINVPREELGTTAFHALERISQLKRHRGAEYTLKTELVVRKSTARARRS from the coding sequence ATGGTCTACACAATGAGGGATGTGGCACAACGTGCTGGTGTCTCGCCGACGACGGTATCGCGCGTCCTCAACAATACGCATTACATTTCTGAGGAGACCAAGGCACGCGTTCTCGATGTCGTCCAAGAACTCAACTACTTTAAGAACGTTCATGCACGGAGGCTTGCAACTGGCAAGAGTGATTTGTTTGGACTAGTAATTTCTGACATTGCAAATCCGTTCTTTCCGGAAGTTATTCGTGGATTTCAGACCGCCGCATGGGATCGTGGATTCGACACCTTGCTGCTGAATACGGAGTACAGCCACGAGCGGACGCAATCCATAGTCCGTAAACTCGTAGAGAGTGACGTTCGCGGCGTGGCTATTATGACCTCCTCCATCGATAACACCGCCACCCATGAATTGACTAGCGCGGGCATCGGGGTTGTCTTTAGTAATTTGTGCTCTGCTAACAAGCTTGTGAGCAACATTACTGTGGATTACAGCAGAGGGATTTCTCAAGCCATTGAACATGTTGCGCAACTCGGCCATCGGCGGGCTGCCGTGATCGCTGGCCCAGAGGGAAATCGTACTGCAACGACCATTGCGCAAGCCTTAGTAGGCGGATTAACACGACGGGGAATGAAACCATTTCCCGTGATGAACTCCAATTACCGGGTGGATGCCGGCGCTTCGGCCGTAAAGGAGATTCTTCATGCGCCGAAGACTCCGACTGTTATCTTTTGCGGCAGCGATCTTATCGCCATTGGGGCGATGAGCGCTCTTGAAGAAGCCGGGGTCAAGATTCCGGAAGATATTTCGATTGTGGGAATTGACAATATATCCTTTGCTACCTTGGCCCGTCCTCCGCTGACCACAATCAACGTTCCCCGTGAGGAGCTCGGGACGACAGCATTTCATGCACTGGAGCGAATATCACAGCTTAAGCGTCATCGGGGCGCGGAGTACACGTTAAAGACAGAGTTAGTCGTGCGAAAATCCACTGCGCGCGCCCGACGCAGTTAG
- a CDS encoding TrbG/VirB9 family P-type conjugative transfer protein, with product MANGSTDIHIVSDHGNEYTLQLHEISSEDDPHFDSKVFINPGDKAAKDRLVGLPVFVPASDLDKAKQEAASAKAAQAAELKAEEAKAEQYRSQYPGSLHFDYAWDQSKGKTLGLQQIWRDDKFTYLRGHFQETPALYELKDGKGSLINFDFSNGLYTVPRELDNGYLAIGKQKVAFHRAGGAN from the coding sequence GTGGCAAACGGTTCAACCGACATCCACATCGTCTCCGACCACGGGAACGAGTACACGCTGCAACTGCATGAAATCTCCAGCGAAGACGATCCCCACTTTGATTCGAAAGTCTTCATTAATCCCGGCGACAAGGCCGCGAAAGATCGACTGGTTGGCCTGCCCGTCTTTGTTCCCGCCTCGGACTTGGATAAAGCGAAGCAGGAGGCTGCGAGTGCGAAGGCCGCACAGGCAGCGGAACTCAAAGCTGAGGAGGCCAAGGCCGAGCAGTATCGCAGCCAATATCCCGGCTCTCTGCATTTTGACTACGCGTGGGATCAGTCGAAGGGCAAGACGCTCGGCCTTCAGCAGATATGGCGCGATGACAAGTTCACCTATCTGCGCGGGCACTTCCAGGAGACGCCGGCGCTCTACGAGTTGAAGGACGGCAAAGGTTCCCTCATCAACTTCGATTTCAGTAATGGTCTTTACACCGTTCCGAGGGAGCTGGACAACGGCTATCTCGCTATCGGCAAGCAGAAGGTGGCGTTTCACCGTGCGGGAGGCGCGAACTAG
- a CDS encoding VirB3 family type IV secretion system protein — MTKRGEPSPINPAMNRPRAKLGLDLSAWMAITFVTVTVFLVGFRMLAIFGSPMMVGAAWLIVRKHPKMFQLWGLSLGQTSYYDPRKH; from the coding sequence ATGACCAAGCGAGGAGAGCCGTCGCCAATCAATCCGGCCATGAACAGACCGAGAGCCAAGCTTGGCCTCGACCTATCTGCATGGATGGCGATCACTTTCGTGACGGTGACGGTTTTCCTCGTTGGGTTTCGCATGTTGGCGATCTTCGGCTCTCCCATGATGGTGGGCGCAGCGTGGCTCATCGTGCGGAAACATCCCAAGATGTTCCAGCTCTGGGGCCTGAGCCTCGGACAGACGAGCTACTATGACCCGCGCAAACACTGA
- a CDS encoding TrbC/VirB2 family protein yields the protein MYRINKAASGRYTASRAKRWAQPFTKRQLLQAARALWPMLVTLAFASVAHAQGTMDFSEATTLMGTFKTFAIYAGAVICFGGLIFAGIRMMSGRFQDAIPGLFGALFGAGVLGWGAGWIGSLTGQNM from the coding sequence ATGTACCGCATCAACAAAGCCGCTTCAGGTCGCTACACCGCCAGTCGTGCCAAGCGATGGGCGCAACCCTTCACGAAACGACAGCTTCTTCAAGCGGCGCGCGCGCTGTGGCCGATGCTTGTCACACTTGCCTTCGCGAGTGTGGCCCACGCACAAGGGACGATGGACTTCTCCGAGGCAACCACCCTCATGGGAACGTTCAAGACGTTCGCCATCTACGCCGGCGCGGTCATCTGTTTTGGTGGCCTGATCTTCGCCGGAATCCGGATGATGAGCGGTCGCTTTCAGGATGCCATTCCAGGACTCTTCGGTGCGCTGTTCGGTGCCGGAGTTCTCGGATGGGGCGCGGGCTGGATCGGTTCTCTTACCGGCCAGAACATGTGA
- a CDS encoding LysR family transcriptional regulator, with amino-acid sequence MYDWAELRHFHYLLAILERQGFRIAAEELHTSQPNLSVQARQFQENASVRLYKKLKNRRIRPTETGLAFIALAKLLLETRDEVINALIAIERGEIGSVRFGCTPLVDQNLFRSFCAMHKEMLPACSIRPTHGDTAQLAEEVLTGAVDAAIVTLPLKHAELCIEEIRLDRLVVCLRRDNTLATRTALQPADLQDNLAVLYHPQRHPDAHERLLELLADVGVRVAEYSRASHPSEMQTLVKGGHGFTLIREGTTLDDDLTTRPIAGVNWTVDTAVIYHKLRHPKTVPILVRKFARQLHQNAKETKPHKVSVLVDIPKGPPQPATADPVHLTFFREAHEQQRNGTG; translated from the coding sequence ATGTACGATTGGGCCGAGCTTCGCCATTTCCACTATCTGCTCGCGATCCTGGAACGACAAGGATTTCGGATTGCCGCGGAGGAGCTGCATACCTCGCAGCCCAATCTCTCAGTGCAGGCGCGGCAGTTTCAGGAGAACGCCTCCGTTCGTCTCTACAAGAAACTGAAGAACCGGCGTATCCGGCCTACTGAAACCGGCCTTGCCTTCATTGCTCTGGCCAAGCTGCTTCTGGAGACGCGGGATGAGGTCATCAACGCACTGATTGCGATTGAGCGTGGAGAGATTGGCTCCGTTCGATTCGGCTGCACTCCTTTGGTGGACCAGAACCTGTTTCGCAGCTTCTGCGCGATGCACAAAGAGATGCTGCCAGCCTGTTCGATTCGTCCGACTCACGGCGATACAGCTCAGCTCGCCGAAGAAGTTCTAACCGGGGCGGTTGACGCCGCCATCGTGACGTTGCCTTTGAAGCACGCGGAGTTGTGCATCGAAGAAATACGTCTCGACCGGCTCGTGGTGTGCCTCCGCCGGGACAACACTCTGGCCACCAGGACCGCTTTACAGCCCGCCGATCTACAGGACAATCTTGCGGTGCTGTACCACCCACAACGCCATCCGGATGCACATGAGCGGCTTCTTGAGTTGCTTGCCGATGTGGGCGTCCGGGTCGCGGAGTATTCGCGCGCTTCGCATCCGTCCGAGATGCAGACGCTGGTCAAGGGGGGCCACGGCTTTACGCTGATCCGCGAAGGAACCACCCTTGACGATGATCTGACGACCCGGCCGATTGCGGGAGTGAATTGGACCGTAGATACGGCCGTGATCTATCACAAGCTCCGGCATCCGAAGACCGTTCCTATTCTCGTCAGGAAATTCGCAAGACAGCTCCATCAAAATGCCAAGGAAACCAAGCCCCACAAGGTATCCGTCCTTGTGGACATTCCGAAGGGTCCTCCGCAACCGGCAACGGCCGATCCGGTTCATCTGACATTCTTCCGCGAAGCTCATGAGCAGCAACGAAATGGAACGGGGTGA
- a CDS encoding tyrosine-type recombinase/integrase, with translation MSITETVYRGEIRPFGKTDGSLTDVHLPPGLAEELRFVEAGNRQSLSERSGLGIHTGLRVGEILGLRWQDVDFLKGTIRIQQAAYRGSIGSPKTKGSKRTLPLSPSLAATLRRHYDTSPQRDGLVFPTRTGMPFSDSTLLSRFIKPAGMQIRAPWLSWHTLRRTHATLLSHVGASPKEAQAQLGHAHMSTTMDIYTQPIPSHQRAAVERLSQLVTNGDELAATQTEPPLGSLCIQ, from the coding sequence TTGTCGATCACCGAAACCGTCTACCGGGGGGAGATTCGGCCCTTCGGAAAGACCGATGGCAGCCTCACGGACGTTCACCTGCCTCCGGGCCTAGCTGAAGAGCTTCGTTTTGTGGAAGCAGGAAACCGCCAAAGCCTCTCCGAACGGAGTGGTCTCGGCATTCATACCGGCTTGCGCGTTGGGGAGATTCTCGGCCTGCGTTGGCAGGACGTGGACTTTCTCAAGGGAACCATTCGCATCCAACAGGCCGCCTATCGCGGCTCGATTGGATCGCCGAAGACCAAAGGCAGCAAACGCACTCTACCTCTATCACCATCCTTAGCGGCGACTCTCAGGCGTCACTACGACACCTCTCCGCAACGGGATGGCTTGGTATTTCCGACCCGTACGGGTATGCCCTTCAGCGACTCCACTCTGCTCTCCCGGTTTATCAAACCGGCGGGCATGCAGATCAGGGCTCCCTGGCTGAGCTGGCATACCCTCCGACGGACCCACGCAACCCTGCTCTCGCATGTGGGAGCCTCGCCCAAAGAGGCTCAGGCGCAGCTAGGGCACGCACACATGTCCACGACCATGGACATCTACACCCAACCCATTCCCAGCCATCAACGCGCGGCGGTCGAAAGACTGTCGCAATTGGTGACAAATGGTGACGAGTTGGCCGCAACACAGACCGAGCCGCCCCTGGGCTCCCTGTGTATTCAATGA
- a CDS encoding universal stress protein produces the protein MPTLPATIPIAATEGLATFKKLVVAYDFSPYADTALDYALHLATRHKSEVILVHVHSSADHAVAGEEDFEAAHKLSRDLSERLEQLADRSRGLGVETRWLLRAGLPADVLTQTVADLKPDILCLGAYGNDRLDRKVLGSTTEFVLRTLPCPVVTIGPKAVKKSSDPNGAERVICPIDFPEDVDDRLRIIARLAKALRAEVELVHAVDVRHEYSRPHNAADTQFEFDLLVGRLLRDGVTAQSALLYGTPERVISERANAVNAQYIMFGLHKDRHFSSYFRKSLVAGVIKNAPCAILTFAQPVEANLRNVTLPARSSSWQHKQRNV, from the coding sequence ATGCCGACGCTCCCCGCAACGATACCGATAGCCGCAACAGAAGGTTTGGCGACCTTCAAGAAACTCGTGGTTGCATACGATTTTTCTCCGTACGCTGACACTGCGCTTGACTACGCGCTGCATCTTGCGACAAGGCACAAATCGGAAGTCATCCTTGTTCACGTGCATAGCTCGGCCGATCACGCAGTGGCTGGTGAAGAAGACTTTGAGGCTGCACACAAGCTTAGCAGGGACCTAAGTGAACGCCTTGAGCAGTTGGCAGACCGCTCCCGCGGGCTTGGGGTCGAAACGCGGTGGCTGCTAAGGGCCGGGTTGCCCGCTGATGTTCTTACTCAGACAGTGGCCGATCTAAAGCCAGATATTCTTTGTCTCGGCGCCTACGGGAATGACCGATTGGATAGGAAGGTACTCGGCTCAACAACAGAGTTTGTTCTCCGAACGCTCCCGTGCCCGGTTGTCACCATAGGTCCAAAGGCGGTCAAGAAGAGCTCTGATCCAAACGGAGCGGAAAGGGTGATCTGCCCAATCGATTTCCCGGAAGATGTCGATGATCGGCTGAGGATCATCGCTCGTCTCGCAAAGGCGCTACGCGCGGAGGTGGAACTCGTCCACGCAGTGGATGTTCGTCACGAGTACTCACGACCTCACAACGCCGCCGATACTCAATTTGAGTTCGATCTTCTAGTTGGCCGACTCCTGAGGGACGGTGTCACGGCTCAGTCGGCTCTTCTCTACGGTACCCCGGAGCGGGTTATATCGGAACGCGCGAACGCAGTGAATGCGCAGTACATCATGTTTGGCCTTCACAAGGACAGGCACTTTTCGTCGTACTTCCGCAAAAGCCTAGTTGCCGGGGTCATCAAGAACGCTCCTTGCGCAATTTTGACCTTCGCCCAACCGGTTGAAGCCAACTTGCGGAACGTTACTCTACCGGCGAGGAGTTCAAGTTGGCAGCACAAACAGAGAAATGTCTGA